A genomic region of Nostoc sp. UHCC 0702 contains the following coding sequences:
- a CDS encoding SDR family NAD(P)-dependent oxidoreductase, with the protein MDPIAIIGIGCRFPQAKNPAEFWQVLRNGVDTITEVPTDRWDADAFYDREPTTPGKMNTRWGGFIEQVDRFDAHFFGISPREAERIDPQQRLVLEVAWEALENAGIVPQQLAGSQTGVFIGVGNFDYARSLSRDVKQINAYDGTGGALSIASHRLSYVLDLRGPCLTIDTACSSSLVGIHLAQQSLNNRESNLCLVGGVNLVLSPEGTITYSHARMMAADGRCKAFDASADGFVRGDGCGVVVLKRLEDAQRDGDRILAIIRGAAVNQDGLSNGLTAPNGIAQQAVIRKALENAGVTPAEISYVEAHGTGTSLGDPIEIKALKAVLAQGRDAGQPCWIGSVKTNIGHLEAAAGISGLIKVVLSLYHREIPPHLHLKQLNQYIDLDNTNFAIPTTLQPWAVNHKRIAGVSAFSFGGTNCHVILEEAPSSSQIQTSSPSEGERPLHLLTLSAKEDAALRELAQEYQKLLLSQPELSLGDICFSAGTGRSHFDHRLAVVAQSKKELHQQLADFLTGEPSPTVAYRHLTSRQQPKIAFLFTGQGSQYINMGRQLYETQPIFRQTLQECDRILRTYLSKPLLEVMYPSNGAGKLLDETAYTQPAIFAIEYALYKLWESWGIAPSVVIGHSVGEYVAACVAGVFSLADGLKLIAERGRLMQALPRNGGMVAVMASPEQLSSILAPYEDKIAIAAMNGPNSTVIAGEQQALNAVCDELALSGVKTKPLQVSHAFHSLLMQPMVQEFAQVAQSVQFSAPKIKLISNVTGQIIGDEVTQIDYWCQHILQPVRFAAGMQTLVQQKCRVLLEIGPQAVLLGMGKQCVTPEEAEKLAWLPSLRSGYPDWQQMLQSLAQMYVWGASWNWQGFEQGYPRNRVILPTYPFQRQRYWAEVATHHHRHHYHHSGARSTQLHPLLGQQLYSALSKQELTFESQISIDSLPYLNDHCVYGAVVVPTSCYVEMALAAGAVVWSDAARVIESLIVQQALMLTEHETKTLQLILIPESQSVYTFQIFSLNTDTNQSHPSWTLHVAGKVSNSNADKPLPAFDLETLQTQNPTPTAIATFYQKLQQRGIDYGDNFQALQRISGQPGQALAAVELAPGLEQTGEYRLHPVLLDACFQALGAALPKELEQNTYMQVGFERLHLNENPSDCVWSYVKLRTNSDTQSPVLIGDIYLVAGDGQTIASVEGLQLRKVRREALVGAQSQQWQNWLYEIEWHLRGRFGTANLPADYLLSPSMISDRLQSEFADLMAQPDIVAYSELLNQLETLSIGYVLKALATMGVDWQLGQQFSTSSFVQQTRTVAAQHRLLGRLLQMLAEEGILQPTAPNNWQVINLPTMIDPQPISQQLLAQHALSVAELTLLERCGLQLASVLRGECDPIQLLFPDGDLSTATRLYQDSLGAQVMNNIVQKAIATALEKLPKHRGLRILEIGGGTGGTTTHILPELYPHQTEYVFTDIGALFLAKAQDKFADYPFIRYQVLDIEQDPLLQGFNPQHFDLIIAANVLHATKDLPQTLQHVQQLLAPSGIVLLWEATGAQRWMDLIFGLTEGWWRFSDSWRVDYPLLPPDRWQALLQNSGFTDAVKIGYTSDEQGVASRQSVILAQKPLIETTQTKSDSGSWLILADTQGIGVKLATHLQAQGETCIIASPGAEYRQLHEQTYQINPTQPQDWQQLLTKITPLQGVVHLWSLDAAKAEALTSADLETASQLGCGSTLQLVQALTTIQTAKPPRLWLVTQNTQPVTETTTVDGVAQSALWGLGKTIVLEYPDLWGGLIDVGSVTDDNTVNALFAEIWDGDGEEHIALHQGQRYVARLVPSQPPAITELQIHADASYLITGGLGNSGLKVVNWLVSQGAKHLVLVGRSQPSATAQDAIARLEQTGAKVTIAQADIADEPALKQLIENIAYNSPPLRGIVHSASAFGYQAMQEMNYTDLMAMLRPKVMGAWNLHQLSRQTPLDFFVCFSSMVSVWGAKGQAHYVAANNFLDSFAHYRRACGLPSLSINWGPFAGGGLLSSADLAALTQMGVEPLQPEQVVETLGHLLPSDFTQATVANLDWKIYQRFYETRGQKPLFAVLAAQSTPADTQQAQQQSQILQELTAAVASNRIKKLTGYLQTEVAKVLGWGQSRLPDPQQGFFDLGMDSLMSVELKSRIEKDLSTSLPATLAFDFPTIKHLSEYLMGELFQQEAPPVEEETPPEEVQAVIEIGQLSEDEVEASIAAKLAQLETLLKEN; encoded by the coding sequence ATGGATCCGATTGCGATTATTGGTATAGGTTGTCGTTTTCCTCAAGCGAAAAATCCAGCAGAATTTTGGCAGGTGCTACGTAATGGTGTGGATACCATCACGGAAGTACCTACCGACCGATGGGATGCCGATGCTTTTTACGATCGCGAACCCACTACCCCAGGGAAAATGAATACTCGGTGGGGTGGATTTATCGAGCAGGTAGATCGCTTTGATGCCCACTTCTTTGGTATTTCTCCCCGGGAAGCAGAACGCATCGACCCGCAGCAACGACTAGTACTGGAAGTAGCTTGGGAAGCGTTGGAAAATGCGGGGATTGTACCGCAGCAGCTAGCCGGTAGCCAAACTGGAGTTTTTATCGGTGTGGGTAACTTCGACTATGCCAGGTCGCTATCGAGAGATGTTAAGCAAATCAACGCTTATGATGGTACAGGTGGGGCATTAAGTATTGCCTCACACCGTCTCTCCTACGTTTTGGATTTGCGTGGGCCTTGTCTCACCATTGATACTGCCTGTTCTTCATCTCTGGTGGGGATTCATCTTGCCCAGCAAAGCTTAAATAATCGGGAGTCGAATCTGTGCTTAGTGGGTGGAGTCAACTTAGTTTTATCTCCCGAAGGCACAATTACTTATTCCCATGCGCGGATGATGGCAGCCGATGGTCGTTGTAAAGCCTTTGATGCTAGTGCTGACGGCTTTGTGCGCGGCGATGGTTGTGGAGTGGTCGTCCTCAAACGGCTAGAGGATGCCCAGCGAGATGGCGATCGCATTTTGGCAATCATTCGAGGGGCAGCAGTTAACCAAGATGGACTGAGTAACGGACTCACCGCCCCTAACGGCATTGCACAACAAGCCGTGATTCGCAAAGCCTTGGAAAATGCCGGAGTCACCCCAGCCGAAATTAGTTATGTAGAGGCGCATGGCACAGGCACCTCCTTGGGAGATCCGATTGAAATTAAAGCTCTCAAAGCTGTGTTAGCCCAGGGGCGAGATGCAGGACAACCCTGTTGGATTGGTTCAGTCAAGACCAACATCGGGCATTTGGAAGCGGCGGCGGGAATTTCCGGGTTAATTAAAGTGGTACTGTCGCTATATCATCGTGAGATTCCACCACATTTACATTTAAAACAGTTAAATCAGTATATTGACTTAGATAATACTAATTTTGCTATTCCCACCACCTTGCAACCTTGGGCAGTCAATCACAAGCGCATAGCTGGTGTAAGTGCCTTTAGTTTTGGTGGCACAAACTGCCATGTGATCTTAGAAGAAGCACCCTCTAGTAGCCAAATCCAGACCAGTTCCCCCTCAGAAGGTGAACGTCCCCTGCATCTACTCACTTTGTCAGCCAAAGAAGATGCCGCCTTGCGGGAATTAGCTCAAGAGTATCAAAAATTACTATTATCCCAGCCAGAATTATCCCTGGGAGATATTTGTTTTAGTGCGGGTACGGGGCGATCGCATTTTGACCACCGCCTCGCTGTAGTTGCCCAATCCAAAAAAGAACTCCATCAGCAATTAGCAGATTTTTTGACAGGAGAGCCTTCCCCGACTGTAGCCTATCGCCATCTCACCAGTCGTCAGCAACCCAAAATCGCTTTTCTATTTACTGGGCAGGGTTCTCAATACATCAACATGGGAAGGCAACTGTACGAAACTCAACCGATATTTCGTCAAACTCTCCAGGAATGTGACCGCATTTTACGCACATATCTAAGCAAACCACTCCTAGAAGTGATGTATCCCAGTAATGGTGCGGGTAAATTGTTGGATGAAACAGCGTATACCCAACCAGCTATATTTGCTATTGAGTACGCCCTCTATAAACTGTGGGAATCTTGGGGGATTGCCCCCAGTGTGGTCATAGGACACAGCGTCGGAGAATACGTAGCGGCCTGCGTAGCAGGTGTGTTCAGTTTAGCAGACGGGTTAAAACTGATTGCTGAACGGGGGCGGTTAATGCAAGCCTTGCCCAGGAATGGCGGCATGGTAGCAGTCATGGCTAGCCCAGAGCAACTGAGCAGCATCCTTGCACCCTACGAAGACAAAATTGCCATCGCCGCCATGAATGGCCCCAACAGTACCGTAATTGCTGGCGAACAACAAGCCTTAAACGCAGTTTGTGACGAACTTGCTCTGTCTGGAGTGAAAACCAAACCCCTGCAAGTTTCCCACGCTTTTCATTCGCTGCTAATGCAGCCAATGGTGCAAGAATTTGCCCAGGTAGCCCAGTCAGTTCAGTTTTCCGCACCCAAAATCAAACTCATCTCCAATGTTACCGGTCAAATTATTGGTGATGAAGTCACCCAAATTGATTATTGGTGTCAACATATCTTGCAACCCGTGCGCTTTGCCGCCGGAATGCAAACTTTAGTGCAGCAAAAATGCCGTGTGTTGCTAGAAATTGGGCCGCAAGCGGTTCTCCTGGGCATGGGTAAGCAATGCGTGACACCGGAAGAAGCCGAGAAATTAGCTTGGTTGCCTAGTTTGCGTTCTGGATATCCCGATTGGCAACAAATGCTGCAAAGCCTGGCCCAGATGTATGTGTGGGGTGCATCCTGGAATTGGCAAGGGTTTGAGCAAGGGTATCCCCGCAACCGAGTCATTCTACCAACTTACCCCTTCCAACGCCAACGCTACTGGGCAGAGGTAGCCACCCATCACCATCGCCATCATTACCACCACAGTGGAGCGCGTAGCACCCAGTTGCACCCCTTGCTGGGGCAGCAATTATATTCAGCCTTAAGCAAACAAGAGCTGACCTTTGAATCCCAAATCAGCATTGACTCTCTACCTTACTTAAACGACCACTGTGTCTACGGAGCAGTTGTTGTTCCCACTTCCTGTTATGTGGAAATGGCGTTAGCGGCTGGGGCTGTGGTCTGGTCTGATGCTGCCAGAGTCATCGAATCATTAATTGTGCAGCAGGCGCTGATGCTCACTGAACATGAAACGAAAACCCTGCAATTAATTTTGATTCCAGAAAGTCAGTCAGTTTACACATTCCAAATTTTTAGTCTCAATACTGACACCAATCAATCTCATCCTAGCTGGACACTGCATGTAGCGGGTAAAGTCAGCAACAGTAACGCCGATAAACCCTTACCAGCATTTGATTTAGAAACCTTACAAACCCAAAATCCCACCCCAACGGCGATCGCCACTTTCTACCAAAAATTACAACAGCGCGGGATTGACTACGGTGATAATTTTCAAGCCCTACAACGAATTTCTGGTCAACCGGGGCAAGCCTTAGCGGCGGTAGAACTAGCACCGGGGTTAGAGCAAACAGGAGAGTATCGACTACATCCTGTATTATTAGATGCTTGCTTCCAGGCTTTAGGCGCAGCCCTGCCCAAAGAGTTAGAACAAAATACTTATATGCAGGTAGGGTTTGAGCGATTGCATCTGAATGAAAATCCTAGTGATTGTGTTTGGAGTTATGTAAAATTAAGAACTAATTCAGATACTCAATCGCCAGTTCTAATTGGAGATATTTATCTGGTGGCTGGTGATGGCCAGACAATTGCCTCGGTTGAGGGATTACAACTACGCAAAGTCCGCCGGGAAGCTTTGGTAGGAGCGCAGTCCCAACAGTGGCAAAACTGGTTATATGAAATCGAGTGGCATTTGCGGGGTCGGTTTGGCACTGCCAATTTACCAGCAGATTATTTGCTCAGTCCTAGCATGATTAGCGATCGCCTGCAAAGTGAATTTGCCGACTTGATGGCACAACCAGATATCGTTGCCTACAGCGAATTACTCAATCAGTTAGAAACTTTGAGTATTGGCTATGTCCTCAAAGCTTTGGCAACAATGGGAGTCGATTGGCAACTAGGACAGCAATTCTCCACTAGCAGCTTTGTGCAACAAACAAGAACAGTAGCAGCGCAGCACAGGTTACTGGGAAGATTGTTGCAGATGCTAGCGGAAGAGGGCATATTACAGCCAACTGCTCCCAACAATTGGCAAGTGATCAATCTGCCCACCATGATTGATCCGCAACCCATCAGTCAACAACTATTAGCACAACATGCTTTATCCGTAGCCGAACTCACCCTGTTAGAACGATGTGGTTTGCAGTTAGCATCGGTATTGCGGGGCGAGTGTGACCCGATTCAACTGCTGTTCCCAGACGGGGATTTAAGTACTGCTACCCGCCTGTATCAGGATTCCTTAGGCGCGCAAGTGATGAACAACATCGTCCAAAAAGCGATCGCTACCGCCTTGGAAAAACTGCCCAAACATCGCGGGCTGCGCATTCTGGAAATTGGTGGTGGTACTGGTGGGACAACAACTCATATTCTGCCTGAGCTATATCCCCATCAAACCGAATATGTCTTCACTGACATCGGCGCACTCTTCTTAGCTAAAGCTCAAGATAAATTCGCTGATTACCCCTTCATACGCTATCAAGTTTTGGATATTGAACAAGATCCATTACTGCAAGGGTTTAACCCCCAACATTTCGATTTAATTATCGCTGCCAACGTCCTCCACGCCACCAAAGACCTGCCCCAAACCCTACAACACGTCCAGCAACTCTTAGCACCCAGTGGGATTGTACTGCTGTGGGAAGCCACAGGCGCGCAGCGTTGGATGGATTTAATCTTTGGCTTGACCGAAGGATGGTGGCGCTTTAGTGATAGTTGGCGTGTAGACTATCCCTTACTCCCACCTGACAGATGGCAGGCATTATTACAAAACAGTGGATTTACAGACGCAGTTAAGATTGGTTACACATCTGATGAACAAGGTGTGGCATCACGGCAGTCAGTCATCTTGGCTCAAAAGCCTTTAATAGAGACAACACAGACAAAATCCGATTCTGGCAGTTGGTTAATTTTAGCTGATACTCAAGGTATTGGTGTAAAATTAGCTACGCATTTACAAGCGCAAGGGGAGACTTGCATCATTGCCTCGCCCGGTGCAGAATATCGCCAACTGCATGAGCAGACATACCAAATTAACCCTACTCAACCTCAAGACTGGCAGCAATTGCTGACAAAAATCACCCCATTGCAGGGTGTGGTGCATTTGTGGAGTTTGGATGCAGCCAAAGCCGAGGCATTGACGAGTGCAGACTTAGAAACAGCATCGCAGTTAGGCTGTGGCAGTACATTGCAACTAGTCCAAGCCTTAACCACCATTCAGACAGCAAAGCCCCCTCGATTGTGGTTAGTTACCCAAAACACCCAACCAGTTACCGAGACAACCACAGTTGATGGTGTTGCTCAGTCGGCATTATGGGGTTTAGGAAAAACCATTGTCTTAGAATACCCCGACTTATGGGGAGGTCTAATTGATGTCGGATCTGTCACCGATGACAACACAGTAAATGCCCTATTTGCCGAAATTTGGGATGGTGATGGGGAAGAACATATCGCCTTACATCAAGGACAACGTTATGTAGCCAGGTTAGTACCCAGCCAACCACCAGCCATCACAGAATTGCAAATCCACGCCGATGCAAGTTACTTAATCACAGGTGGTTTGGGTAACAGTGGACTGAAGGTGGTGAATTGGCTGGTATCCCAAGGTGCAAAACATTTAGTGTTGGTGGGACGTAGCCAACCGAGTGCAACTGCACAAGATGCGATCGCTCGCCTTGAGCAAACCGGAGCAAAAGTGACTATCGCTCAAGCAGACATCGCTGATGAGCCAGCCCTCAAGCAGTTAATAGAGAATATCGCTTACAACTCTCCACCACTGCGAGGGATAGTGCATTCTGCCAGCGCCTTTGGCTATCAAGCGATGCAGGAGATGAACTATACAGACTTGATGGCGATGTTACGTCCCAAGGTGATGGGTGCTTGGAACTTGCATCAACTGTCACGACAAACACCACTAGATTTCTTTGTCTGCTTCTCTTCAATGGTGTCTGTGTGGGGTGCTAAGGGTCAAGCTCACTACGTAGCAGCTAATAACTTCCTTGATAGTTTCGCTCATTATCGTCGCGCCTGTGGGCTACCAAGCTTAAGTATTAATTGGGGGCCATTTGCTGGTGGTGGTTTACTATCATCTGCCGACTTAGCCGCCTTAACTCAGATGGGCGTTGAGCCATTACAACCAGAGCAAGTCGTAGAAACCCTGGGACATCTGCTGCCAAGTGACTTTACCCAAGCCACAGTAGCCAATCTCGATTGGAAAATTTACCAGCGATTTTATGAAACTAGGGGACAAAAACCACTGTTTGCAGTCCTAGCCGCCCAATCTACACCAGCAGATACCCAACAAGCCCAGCAACAGTCACAAATTTTACAGGAATTAACAGCAGCAGTCGCTAGTAACCGTATCAAGAAGTTAACAGGTTACTTACAAACCGAAGTTGCCAAAGTCTTGGGTTGGGGACAGTCCCGACTACCCGATCCCCAACAAGGCTTCTTTGATTTAGGCATGGACTCCTTGATGTCGGTAGAACTGAAAAGTCGCATAGAAAAGGATTTAAGTACTTCGCTCCCAGCCACTTTAGCCTTTGACTTTCCTACCATTAAACATCTCAGTGAATATCTAATGGGTGAACTGTTCCAGCAGGAAGCACCACCAGTAGAGGAGGAGACTCCACCGGAGGAAGTGCAAGCTGTGATAGAAATTGGGCAACTCAGTGAGGATGAAGTCGAAGCTTCGATCGCTGCAAAGCTCGCCCAATTAGAAACCTTACTAAAGGAGAACTAA
- a CDS encoding IS701 family transposase — protein sequence MDVELQILKHLARDAHPTVAIVDEYCAEYKDLFKEVRNYECFKYLHMGIISTIKRKSLPEIAKVVSINSAQSLHHFLANSDWSVNKLKQRRLNKLKKQLDGRAITLVIDETGDRKKGKNTDYVARQYLGSVGKVDNGIVSVNAYGVCANITFPLIVKVFKPKGTLKESDKYKTKIELASEIITELMELGFNIELVLADSLYGESSQFIRKIAEYSLGYVVSIRSNHGVWLPAGQSVRAPAFLGFNQSCQLETEAQENSNVDFSHHPQWNYESGWKNTLNNLRLIIQPLLLFWLIYPWLSIFPNSQLLRGFNHLIAAMNQFKPSYASG from the coding sequence ATGGATGTAGAATTACAAATCCTAAAACATTTGGCGAGAGACGCTCACCCAACAGTTGCGATCGTAGATGAATATTGTGCAGAGTATAAAGACTTGTTTAAAGAAGTAAGGAATTATGAGTGCTTCAAATATTTACACATGGGGATAATATCAACGATAAAACGAAAATCGTTACCAGAGATAGCAAAGGTAGTAAGCATAAATTCGGCACAGTCACTACACCATTTCTTAGCAAATTCAGATTGGTCAGTAAATAAATTAAAACAACGAAGATTAAATAAGTTAAAGAAACAATTAGATGGTCGGGCAATTACATTAGTAATAGATGAAACAGGAGATAGGAAAAAAGGTAAAAATACTGATTATGTAGCTAGACAATATTTAGGAAGCGTAGGAAAAGTAGATAATGGGATAGTTTCAGTCAATGCTTATGGAGTTTGTGCTAATATAACTTTTCCATTAATCGTCAAAGTATTTAAACCAAAAGGAACATTAAAGGAGTCAGATAAATATAAAACTAAAATAGAGTTAGCATCAGAGATAATTACAGAATTAATGGAATTAGGGTTCAATATTGAATTAGTATTGGCTGATAGTTTATATGGTGAAAGTAGCCAATTTATTAGAAAAATTGCTGAATATAGCTTAGGTTATGTGGTGTCAATTAGAAGTAATCATGGAGTCTGGCTACCAGCAGGACAAAGCGTTAGGGCACCAGCCTTCTTAGGCTTCAATCAATCTTGTCAACTTGAGACTGAAGCACAAGAAAATAGTAATGTTGATTTTTCTCATCATCCGCAATGGAATTATGAATCCGGATGGAAGAATACTTTAAATAATCTGCGTCTCATTATCCAACCACTTCTACTATTTTGGTTAATTTATCCCTGGTTAAGTATTTTCCCTAATTCACAGTTGTTACGGGGATTCAATCATTTAATTGCTGCAATGAATCAATTTAAACCCTCTTATGCTTCTGGATGA
- a CDS encoding fatty acyl-AMP ligase produces MVVDLGIRIDNECRYGNLVELLRYQSEHQASKVAYTFLQQGDEIGSLTYAELDIKAQAIAAKLQQLNAVGTRALLMYPPGLDYISAFFGCLYAGVVAVPAYPLRRNQNSSRLLAIIKDAAATVALTTSWLHPDIQNRFTENPELSQLHWQTTDDLADELALAWQPREIISDELAFLQYTSGSTGTPKGVMVSHGNLWHNSGIIHRCFGHTPNSRGVIWLPPYHDMGLIGGILQPLYGGFPVTLMSPADFLQKPFYWLRAVSQYQATTSGAPNFAYDLCVRKITDQQREQLDLSSWELAFIGAEPIRAETLEQFTNTFAACGFRKEAFYPCYGMAETTLIVSGGLKSEPPVVRHIDATALEQNQVVVSQQKTKNTKTIVGCGQSWFEQQVIIVNPESCLPCASGEVGEIWVAGESVTQGYWNRPEETQKMFHAYLADTGAGPFLRTGDLGYWLDQQLFITGRIKDVIIIRGQNHYPQDIELTVEKCHPALRTNSGAAFTVEINGLERLVIVQEVERTYLRNQNLHEVVENIRQAVTAEHGLNVYATVLVKTGSLPKTSSGKIRRHACRSDFLVGSLDVVKDWSENPQNKAKFLHLASDVEGSINEQTTINLLLAVITSKSEIPTTENHATPR; encoded by the coding sequence ATGGTTGTTGATTTGGGTATCAGAATTGACAACGAATGCAGATATGGCAATTTAGTAGAACTTCTACGTTACCAATCTGAACACCAAGCAAGTAAAGTAGCTTACACCTTTTTACAGCAAGGTGATGAGATTGGCAGCCTCACCTACGCAGAGCTAGATATAAAAGCGCAAGCGATCGCTGCAAAATTACAACAATTGAATGCTGTTGGGACTCGCGCCCTGCTGATGTATCCTCCGGGTCTAGATTACATATCAGCGTTTTTCGGTTGTTTGTATGCAGGTGTAGTTGCCGTTCCTGCCTACCCATTGCGGCGAAATCAGAACTCTTCGAGATTACTTGCAATCATCAAAGATGCAGCTGCAACTGTAGCTCTCACCACCTCGTGGTTACATCCAGACATCCAAAATCGGTTTACAGAAAATCCTGAACTTAGCCAACTACATTGGCAAACTACAGACGATTTAGCGGACGAATTAGCACTAGCATGGCAACCTCGAGAAATTATTAGTGATGAGCTAGCATTCCTTCAGTACACATCAGGTTCGACAGGTACACCTAAAGGTGTGATGGTGTCCCACGGTAATCTATGGCATAACTCAGGCATCATCCATAGGTGTTTTGGTCACACACCAAACAGTAGAGGCGTAATTTGGCTACCTCCATATCATGATATGGGTCTGATTGGTGGCATTTTACAACCTCTTTATGGAGGCTTTCCCGTCACCTTGATGTCACCAGCAGACTTCTTACAGAAGCCTTTTTACTGGTTAAGGGCAGTTTCCCAATATCAAGCTACCACTAGTGGTGCGCCTAATTTTGCCTACGACTTATGTGTACGCAAGATTACCGATCAACAACGCGAACAACTTGATCTTAGCAGTTGGGAACTCGCTTTTATCGGTGCAGAACCTATTCGAGCAGAAACTCTAGAACAGTTTACTAACACCTTTGCCGCTTGTGGTTTCCGTAAAGAAGCCTTCTATCCTTGTTATGGAATGGCAGAAACTACCCTGATTGTTTCTGGAGGCTTAAAATCGGAACCGCCAGTAGTTAGGCATATTGATGCAACCGCCCTAGAACAAAACCAAGTCGTAGTCTCACAGCAGAAAACTAAAAACACCAAAACGATTGTGGGGTGTGGTCAGAGCTGGTTTGAGCAACAAGTCATCATCGTTAACCCAGAGTCATGCCTACCTTGCGCGTCAGGAGAAGTAGGTGAAATCTGGGTAGCGGGAGAGAGCGTGACTCAAGGCTATTGGAATCGGCCCGAAGAGACACAAAAGATGTTCCATGCCTACCTAGCAGACACAGGAGCAGGCCCATTTCTCCGTACAGGAGACTTGGGTTATTGGCTTGATCAGCAGTTGTTCATCACGGGACGCATCAAAGATGTGATCATTATTCGCGGACAAAATCATTATCCACAGGATATTGAACTCACCGTGGAAAAATGTCATCCAGCACTACGAACCAATAGTGGAGCAGCGTTTACAGTCGAAATCAACGGTTTAGAACGCTTAGTGATTGTGCAGGAAGTAGAAAGAACTTACTTACGTAATCAAAACCTCCACGAAGTCGTAGAAAACATTCGTCAAGCTGTGACAGCTGAACATGGACTCAACGTCTATGCCACAGTGCTAGTCAAAACTGGAAGTCTTCCCAAGACTTCCAGTGGCAAAATTCGCCGTCATGCTTGTCGATCTGACTTCTTAGTTGGATCTTTAGATGTTGTCAAAGATTGGAGTGAAAATCCGCAGAACAAAGCCAAATTTTTACATCTGGCATCAGATGTAGAGGGAAGTATCAACGAGCAAACAACAATAAATCTACTGCTAGCAGTTATCACTAGCAAATCTGAAATTCCTACCACTGAAAATCATGCAACTCCAAGATAA
- a CDS encoding acyl carrier protein, producing MQLQDKTLTTTKTIFSADEIQAWIVAYLAELLEVKAEEIDVTIPFDRYSLDSSAAIGMTGDLEDWLGKKLDPTLLYDYPTIELLTQYLSAES from the coding sequence ATGCAACTCCAAGATAAAACTCTCACAACTACTAAAACTATCTTCTCAGCAGATGAGATTCAAGCCTGGATTGTGGCTTATTTAGCAGAACTTTTAGAAGTAAAAGCCGAAGAAATAGATGTGACCATTCCTTTTGATCGCTATAGCCTAGATTCATCAGCCGCCATTGGAATGACTGGTGATTTAGAAGATTGGCTAGGGAAAAAGCTTGACCCCACACTGTTATACGACTATCCCACTATCGAATTGCTCACTCAATATTTGAGTGCAGAATCATAG